Proteins encoded in a region of the Marinococcus sp. PL1-022 genome:
- a CDS encoding phosphoadenylyl-sulfate reductase translates to MIVYDSLQTNELEQVNNEVLEGQSALEVIRWAYGEYGDDLVYACSFGAEGIVLIDLISQVKPDATIAFLDTQFHFKETYDVIDAVREKYPELNIKMLKPELSPKQQAAQEGERLWETDPDRCCGIRKLQPLENELSQYGAWMSGLRRSQSLTRRNTQFVNEDKRFESIKICPLIHWTWDDIWAYIEDNSLPYNELHEQNYPSIGCVQCTAKVLEGDDLRSGRWTGSGKTECGLHR, encoded by the coding sequence ATGATAGTATACGATTCCCTGCAGACAAATGAACTGGAGCAAGTGAATAACGAAGTGCTGGAAGGACAAAGTGCGCTTGAAGTTATCCGCTGGGCCTACGGCGAATACGGCGATGATTTAGTGTATGCATGCAGTTTTGGAGCTGAAGGAATTGTATTGATTGATTTAATCAGCCAGGTGAAACCAGATGCAACCATTGCTTTTCTTGACACCCAGTTTCATTTTAAAGAAACGTATGATGTAATTGATGCAGTTCGTGAAAAGTATCCGGAGTTAAACATTAAAATGCTGAAGCCGGAACTGTCTCCTAAACAGCAGGCAGCCCAGGAAGGCGAAAGACTCTGGGAAACAGATCCGGACCGCTGCTGCGGTATTCGGAAGCTGCAGCCACTCGAAAATGAATTAAGCCAATACGGCGCCTGGATGTCCGGCCTGCGCAGATCGCAGTCGCTGACCCGCCGCAACACGCAGTTTGTAAACGAGGATAAACGGTTTGAATCGATTAAAATCTGTCCTTTGATCCACTGGACGTGGGATGATATCTGGGCCTATATCGAAGACAACAGCCTTCCTTACAATGAGCTGCATGAGCAGAACTATCCAAGTATCGGCTGTGTACAGTGCACGGCGAAAGTGCTCGAGGGCGACGATCTCCGCAGCGGCCGGTGGACAGGAAGCGGAAAAACAGAATGCGGCCTGCACCGCTGA
- a CDS encoding lipoate--protein ligase produces the protein MKFIDNEGINDPRINLAIEEFALKNMDLEKDEMYLLFYVNNPSIIIGKNQNTIEEINTDCVEKHNIQVVRRLSGGGAVYHDLGNLNFSFLTKDDGNSFQNFQKFTQPIVNALNNIGVPAEMSGRNDLQANGKKISGNAQFATKGRMFSHGTLMLDSEIENVVAALNVKDEKIRSKGIKSIRSRVGNINEFLDEPLSVEAFKQLILRYIFGSDEEIEQYRLTDEDWKEIHKISNDRYSNWDWNYGKSPAFDIHRSKKFDAGMLDIRFNVKKGVIQETKIYGDFFGTGNVEDLQEALQGTKYERDAIYKTLSQFDLYTYFGAISIDEVVDLIY, from the coding sequence ATGAAATTTATCGATAACGAAGGTATAAATGACCCGAGAATCAATTTAGCCATCGAAGAATTTGCTTTAAAAAACATGGATCTCGAGAAGGATGAAATGTATTTGCTTTTTTATGTAAATAATCCTTCTATTATAATCGGGAAAAATCAAAACACCATTGAAGAAATCAACACTGATTGTGTGGAAAAGCACAACATCCAGGTGGTACGGCGCCTTTCCGGCGGCGGTGCAGTGTATCATGATTTAGGCAATTTAAATTTCAGTTTTTTAACAAAGGATGACGGCAACAGCTTTCAAAATTTCCAAAAATTCACACAGCCAATCGTCAACGCTCTAAATAACATCGGGGTTCCGGCCGAAATGTCCGGGCGCAATGATTTACAGGCTAACGGAAAAAAAATTTCCGGCAACGCCCAGTTTGCCACAAAAGGAAGAATGTTCAGCCACGGCACCCTGATGCTTGATTCGGAAATTGAAAATGTCGTAGCTGCGCTGAATGTAAAAGACGAGAAAATCCGCTCGAAAGGAATTAAGTCCATTCGGAGCCGTGTCGGAAATATCAATGAATTTTTGGATGAACCATTGTCTGTAGAAGCCTTCAAACAGCTCATTCTGCGGTATATTTTTGGGAGCGACGAGGAGATCGAGCAGTACCGCCTTACCGATGAAGACTGGAAGGAAATTCATAAAATATCTAATGATCGTTACAGCAACTGGGACTGGAACTACGGCAAATCCCCAGCTTTTGATATTCACCGCAGCAAAAAATTCGATGCCGGCATGCTCGACATCCGCTTCAACGTCAAAAAAGGCGTGATTCAGGAAACGAAAATATACGGGGACTTTTTTGGTACCGGAAACGTAGAGGATCTCCAGGAAGCACTTCAGGGTACGAAGTATGAACGCGATGCCATTTATAAAACATTATCCCAGTTTGATCTGTATACGTATTTTGGAGCTATTTCCATTGATGAAGTAGTGGACTTAATTTATTAA
- the mreBH gene encoding rod-share determining protein MreBH: MALTEIGIDLGTANILVYTKEKGIILNEPSVVALHIDTKEVYAVGTEAKEMVGKTPANIIATRPMKEGVIADYDITSAMLSHIMKKIQKESGFTLRKPKVVVCTPCDSTSVERRAIRDAVLGCGAKSVSLIEEPIAAALGAELPVDEPKANVIVDIGGGTTEVGIISYGGIVSSRAIRRGGDHMDESITQHVRKEYNMLIGERTAENIKMEIGSAIPDGEVRTMEIRGRDLVNGLPKTITLESPEIHRAITETLDQILETIRVTLEQCPPELSGDIVDQGIVLTGGGALLNDLQDWLSRQIVVPVHLASSPLEAVAIGTGKSLAMINSLQKASM, from the coding sequence ATGGCATTAACAGAAATAGGTATTGATTTAGGAACTGCTAATATTCTCGTTTACACGAAAGAAAAAGGCATTATTCTTAACGAGCCTTCCGTTGTAGCCCTTCATATCGATACAAAAGAAGTCTACGCTGTAGGTACAGAAGCAAAGGAAATGGTTGGAAAAACTCCGGCCAATATCATCGCCACCCGTCCAATGAAAGAAGGCGTTATTGCAGATTATGACATCACTTCTGCCATGCTTTCCCACATAATGAAGAAAATTCAAAAAGAATCAGGCTTCACTCTCCGCAAGCCAAAGGTCGTCGTATGTACGCCGTGCGATTCCACTTCCGTAGAACGCCGGGCCATCCGTGATGCAGTACTTGGCTGCGGAGCTAAATCTGTCTCCTTAATCGAAGAACCAATTGCAGCAGCGCTCGGCGCAGAGCTGCCTGTAGACGAGCCTAAGGCGAACGTCATCGTCGATATTGGCGGAGGCACGACAGAGGTTGGCATTATTTCCTACGGCGGCATTGTTTCCTCCCGGGCGATCCGCCGAGGCGGAGACCATATGGATGAGAGCATTACCCAGCACGTCCGCAAGGAATATAATATGCTGATCGGCGAACGTACCGCTGAAAATATCAAAATGGAGATCGGCTCCGCTATCCCCGACGGTGAAGTCCGTACGATGGAAATCCGGGGCAGAGATCTTGTAAACGGGCTGCCGAAAACCATCACCCTGGAGTCACCGGAAATTCACCGGGCTATCACAGAAACTCTCGATCAGATTCTGGAAACTATTCGTGTTACTCTCGAGCAGTGTCCGCCTGAACTGAGCGGCGACATCGTCGATCAGGGAATTGTTCTCACCGGTGGGGGCGCGCTTTTGAACGACCTTCAGGACTGGCTGAGCCGCCAGATTGTAGTACCGGTTCACCTTGCCTCTTCCCCTCTTGAAGCTGTCGCGATCGGTACCGGTAAATCGTTGGCAATGATCAACAGTCTGCAGAAAGCCTCCATGTAA
- a CDS encoding NAD(P)-dependent oxidoreductase produces MEKVVVTGGNGLLGTWVLKEFVSHGYQVLNADVKKPEENICDTVIVDLTDLGEVYGALQGADAVVHLAAIPVAYSHPNEVTFRNNTLATYNVLEAAAGLGIKNAVLASSESSYGICFAKERFDPQYVPIDEAHPQLPEDSYGLSKIVNEETAKMMHRRTGMQVVSFRLGNVIAPTMYQNFPSFIHDASQRDRILWSYIDTRDAAAACRLAVEKQGLGAVELNLAGDDTSMDIPSRDLMKAEFPNVPIKENLGEFESLLNSDKAKELLGWKPVHFWRDNVKIK; encoded by the coding sequence ATGGAAAAAGTTGTAGTAACAGGTGGAAACGGCCTGCTCGGCACATGGGTGTTAAAAGAATTTGTATCTCATGGTTATCAAGTACTGAATGCGGACGTGAAAAAGCCGGAGGAAAATATCTGTGATACGGTAATCGTAGATCTGACCGATCTCGGGGAAGTATACGGGGCGCTTCAAGGTGCTGACGCAGTGGTGCATCTTGCAGCAATTCCAGTCGCCTATTCGCATCCAAATGAAGTAACGTTCCGCAACAATACCTTGGCCACCTATAACGTGCTGGAAGCAGCAGCAGGACTCGGGATAAAAAATGCGGTTCTGGCTTCCAGTGAATCTTCTTACGGCATATGCTTTGCGAAAGAACGATTTGATCCGCAATATGTGCCTATTGACGAGGCGCATCCGCAGCTTCCGGAGGATTCTTATGGTCTTTCTAAGATAGTGAATGAAGAAACAGCCAAAATGATGCACCGCCGCACTGGCATGCAGGTAGTGAGTTTCCGTCTCGGAAACGTGATTGCTCCTACTATGTATCAGAATTTCCCTTCCTTTATCCACGATGCTTCCCAGCGGGACCGTATTCTTTGGAGTTACATTGATACAAGAGATGCTGCTGCAGCATGCCGCCTGGCGGTAGAGAAGCAGGGACTTGGTGCAGTTGAGCTGAATCTTGCCGGTGACGACACAAGTATGGATATTCCCAGCCGTGATTTAATGAAAGCAGAATTTCCAAACGTGCCGATCAAAGAAAATCTCGGCGAATTTGAAAGTTTACTGAACAGCGATAAAGCAAAAGAACTGCTGGGCTGGAAGCCGGTTCATTTTTGGCGCGACAACGTGAAAATTAAGTGA
- a CDS encoding alpha/beta hydrolase family protein — MEQLITIDQAETLYGTLTVPENKHEKAPGVLIIGGSGPVDRDGNAPGMKLNIYNQLASWLEKQGIASLRYDKRGTGSSEGDFLETGLQDLIEDASAAVRLLKMVPEIDEEKIFILGHSEGGAIAPKVAEKEKVHGLMALASSPKPLFDILLEQGESVEREISEGKGIFYRALKTGKVNKRMIKKQHKVLKELLDEEASKKYKNVNVKWFQEHADYDPREAFHRMRIPLIAVNGGKDAQVKAEDVSAIAQHTSGPVEAYVVEEMNHILRHQPEEFSIMKTKRRYLKQQNDNLSHELLDHLHPWLQKQIQ, encoded by the coding sequence ATGGAACAACTGATAACAATTGATCAAGCAGAGACATTGTATGGAACGCTCACCGTCCCGGAGAACAAACACGAAAAGGCTCCTGGCGTGCTGATAATTGGGGGAAGCGGGCCTGTAGACCGCGACGGGAACGCCCCTGGAATGAAATTAAACATTTATAACCAGCTGGCCTCCTGGCTTGAAAAACAAGGCATAGCGTCACTGCGTTATGATAAGAGAGGTACAGGGAGCAGTGAAGGGGATTTTCTTGAAACTGGGCTGCAGGATTTAATTGAGGATGCTTCTGCTGCCGTACGTCTTTTAAAAATGGTCCCGGAAATTGACGAAGAGAAAATTTTCATTCTCGGTCACAGCGAAGGCGGGGCGATTGCTCCTAAGGTGGCGGAAAAGGAAAAGGTGCATGGGCTGATGGCACTCGCATCGTCGCCTAAGCCGCTGTTTGATATTTTACTTGAACAGGGAGAATCGGTGGAAAGGGAAATAAGCGAGGGCAAAGGAATCTTTTACCGTGCACTGAAAACGGGGAAAGTGAACAAGCGGATGATCAAAAAGCAGCATAAAGTGCTTAAGGAGCTGCTTGATGAAGAAGCATCAAAAAAATACAAAAATGTGAATGTAAAATGGTTTCAGGAGCACGCTGACTACGACCCGAGGGAAGCCTTTCACCGCATGCGCATTCCTCTGATCGCCGTAAATGGAGGCAAAGATGCCCAGGTGAAGGCAGAGGATGTCAGTGCAATTGCCCAGCATACGAGCGGGCCGGTTGAGGCTTATGTAGTCGAGGAGATGAACCACATTCTCAGGCATCAGCCCGAAGAGTTCTCGATCATGAAAACGAAGCGCAGGTACTTAAAGCAGCAGAATGACAACCTGTCCCATGAACTGCTGGACCACCTGCATCCCTGGCTGCAAAAACAGATACAGTAG
- the treP gene encoding PTS system trehalose-specific EIIBC component → MAKITKEAVETIVEAVGGNENIETVTHCVTRLRFVLYDEEKVDKEKLTSLDLVRGAFASGGQYQVVIGQGTVDKVYKELMSVTGRSEETGGRAGEEDSESDTSEKQKSTKKQNGFQRFIRLLADIFIPILPAIITAGLLLGLNNLLTGPGIFFDGAVIEVYPQWTSFSEIIFIIANASFNFLPVLIGWSAVRRFGGSPLLGIVLGLIFVHPQLLSAYAYGDASANNEVPTWDLFGWNVEQVGYQGQVLPVLVASYVLAQIEIFLRKRIADSIQVLLVAPIALLVTGFFTFIIIGPVTFGLGNAITDFFLWTFDQYAWLGGLLYGLLYAPLVITGLHHTFLAVDLQLTASTDGTFLWPILALSNIAQGSAAVGIMILAWRDQNMRGLAGSAGLSAYLGVTEPALFGVNLQYRFPFFCALISSAIAATFISINNVLAFAVGVGGIPGIFSIRPPDWGAFFIGMLIVIILPIVLTYLYGRIRKVEL, encoded by the coding sequence ATGGCGAAAATTACAAAGGAAGCCGTGGAGACGATTGTAGAAGCCGTGGGAGGCAACGAAAACATAGAAACAGTCACCCACTGCGTGACAAGGCTGCGATTTGTTTTATACGATGAAGAAAAAGTAGACAAAGAAAAGCTTACCAGCCTCGATCTTGTCCGGGGAGCTTTTGCTTCCGGCGGCCAGTACCAGGTTGTAATCGGCCAGGGCACTGTGGACAAGGTTTATAAAGAGTTAATGAGCGTCACGGGTCGTTCCGAAGAAACCGGTGGGCGTGCAGGTGAGGAAGATTCTGAAAGCGATACCAGCGAAAAGCAGAAATCCACTAAAAAGCAGAATGGGTTTCAACGGTTTATCCGTCTGCTCGCTGACATTTTTATTCCGATTCTTCCTGCCATTATCACAGCAGGCCTCCTGCTTGGTTTAAACAACCTGTTAACCGGCCCCGGCATATTTTTCGACGGCGCTGTAATAGAAGTATATCCACAGTGGACCAGTTTTTCTGAAATTATTTTCATCATTGCAAACGCTTCATTTAACTTTCTGCCTGTTCTCATAGGGTGGTCGGCGGTCAGACGGTTTGGCGGCAGCCCCCTCCTCGGCATTGTGCTTGGGCTGATTTTTGTGCACCCGCAGCTTTTAAGCGCATATGCTTACGGCGATGCAAGTGCAAATAACGAAGTGCCAACCTGGGATCTATTCGGATGGAACGTTGAGCAGGTCGGCTATCAGGGGCAGGTGCTTCCAGTGCTTGTAGCCTCCTATGTTTTAGCGCAGATTGAAATTTTCCTCCGTAAACGTATTGCAGATTCCATTCAGGTGCTGCTGGTTGCACCGATTGCTCTGCTTGTTACCGGGTTCTTCACCTTTATTATTATCGGACCGGTTACCTTTGGCCTCGGGAACGCAATTACCGACTTCTTCCTTTGGACATTCGATCAATATGCATGGCTCGGCGGCCTGCTTTATGGCCTCCTTTATGCACCGCTCGTTATTACCGGACTCCACCATACATTCCTGGCGGTGGATCTGCAGCTTACCGCTTCGACCGATGGCACCTTTTTATGGCCGATTCTCGCTCTTTCCAACATTGCTCAGGGCTCTGCTGCAGTCGGCATAATGATTTTAGCCTGGAGAGATCAGAACATGCGTGGGCTCGCTGGTTCAGCCGGTCTTTCTGCTTATCTTGGTGTTACCGAGCCGGCATTATTCGGGGTAAACCTGCAGTACCGGTTCCCGTTCTTCTGTGCGCTCATCAGCTCTGCCATCGCAGCAACGTTTATCAGTATTAATAACGTGCTGGCCTTTGCTGTCGGCGTCGGCGGTATCCCCGGCATCTTTTCTATCCGTCCACCGGACTGGGGAGCATTCTTTATCGGAATGCTGATTGTCATTATCCTCCCGATTGTATTAACCTATCTCTATGGGCGTATTCGTAAAGTAGAACTTTAA
- the treC gene encoding alpha,alpha-phosphotrehalase, with protein sequence MITMEPWWKRAVIYQIYPKSFKDTTGNGVGDIPGIIEKLDYLQDLGIDVLWLNPVYPSPQKDNGYDISDYYNIYDVYGTMEDFERLLTEAHARGMKIIMDIVINHTSTDHAWFQAASSDVSSPYRDYYIWRDPVNGAEPNNWVSKFGGSAWQWHKPTNQYYLHLFDVSQADLNWENEELRRQLYDMMHYWFDKGIDGFRLDVINLISKDQRFPNDDISDGRRFYTDGPRVHEWMHEMNQNVFGPHGAMTVGEMSSTTIDHCIKYTRPDREELSMTFNFHHLKADYPGGEKWTLPEFDFVQLKETLSDWQSGMYEGGGWNALFWCNHDQPRIVSRYADDGKYRAESAKMLAATMHCMRGTPYIYQGEELGMTNPSYSSINDYRDVETINYYDIMQKQGKSPEEAFAVIQARSRDNARTPMQWDSSKNAGFSEAEPWLPVPENHTSINAKEAVSDPASVYHFYKQLIQLRKDYKILTTGDYQLYLPDHPSLFAYTREDEDEALLIISNFSSDIIKAGSLDLPRKEDAGNVFVTNYSRESFSLEADSLQPYETIVLHYQKQLPGV encoded by the coding sequence ATGATCACAATGGAACCGTGGTGGAAACGTGCAGTTATTTATCAGATTTACCCTAAAAGCTTTAAGGATACGACCGGCAACGGAGTCGGCGATATTCCCGGTATTATCGAAAAGCTTGATTACCTGCAGGATCTCGGAATCGATGTTTTGTGGCTCAATCCTGTGTACCCTTCTCCTCAAAAGGATAACGGATACGATATCAGCGATTATTATAATATTTATGATGTCTACGGAACGATGGAGGACTTCGAACGTCTGCTGACGGAGGCCCATGCAAGGGGTATGAAAATTATTATGGATATCGTTATTAATCATACCTCCACCGATCATGCCTGGTTTCAGGCTGCTTCGTCAGATGTCTCCAGTCCTTACCGCGACTACTATATCTGGAGGGATCCCGTGAACGGCGCTGAACCAAATAACTGGGTGTCTAAATTCGGGGGCTCCGCCTGGCAGTGGCACAAACCAACAAACCAGTACTACCTGCATCTATTTGATGTGAGCCAGGCGGATTTAAACTGGGAAAACGAAGAACTGCGCCGACAGCTGTACGACATGATGCATTACTGGTTTGATAAGGGCATCGATGGGTTCCGGCTCGATGTTATCAATTTAATTTCAAAGGACCAGCGGTTTCCAAATGACGATATCAGCGACGGCCGCCGGTTTTATACTGACGGGCCGAGAGTGCACGAGTGGATGCATGAAATGAATCAAAACGTATTTGGCCCGCACGGAGCTATGACAGTAGGGGAAATGTCCTCCACGACGATCGACCACTGCATTAAATATACCCGCCCGGACCGGGAAGAACTGAGCATGACCTTTAATTTTCATCATCTAAAAGCAGATTACCCCGGAGGAGAAAAATGGACCCTGCCTGAATTCGATTTTGTGCAGCTAAAAGAAACGCTATCAGACTGGCAGAGCGGTATGTATGAAGGCGGCGGCTGGAACGCGCTGTTCTGGTGCAACCATGACCAGCCCCGCATTGTAAGCAGATATGCCGATGACGGTAAGTACCGCGCAGAATCAGCGAAGATGCTTGCAGCAACCATGCACTGCATGCGCGGCACTCCTTATATTTATCAGGGTGAAGAGCTCGGCATGACGAACCCTTCCTACAGCTCCATCAATGACTACCGTGACGTGGAAACCATCAATTATTATGATATTATGCAAAAGCAGGGAAAAAGTCCGGAGGAAGCATTCGCTGTCATTCAGGCCCGCTCCCGGGACAACGCCCGTACACCGATGCAGTGGGACAGTTCGAAAAATGCCGGCTTCAGTGAAGCCGAGCCATGGCTGCCGGTTCCGGAAAATCATACGTCTATTAATGCCAAAGAAGCGGTAAGCGATCCGGCATCTGTGTATCATTTTTACAAACAATTAATTCAGCTTCGCAAGGATTATAAAATCCTGACAACTGGAGATTATCAGCTTTATCTCCCGGACCATCCTTCTCTTTTCGCCTACACACGCGAGGACGAAGATGAAGCCTTACTCATCATAAGTAATTTCTCGTCTGATATAATTAAAGCCGGCAGTCTGGATCTTCCGCGGAAAGAAGACGCAGGCAATGTCTTTGTCACCAACTACAGCCGGGAAAGCTTTTCTCTGGAAGCTGACAGCCTGCAGCCGTACGAAACAATCGTTCTGCATTACCAAAAACAGCTCCCTGGGGTGTAA